One genomic segment of Acidimicrobiia bacterium includes these proteins:
- a CDS encoding inositol monophosphatase family protein: GLVAAGLADATWTLVPKHEWDVAAGAALVLAAGGVVLGLDGKPPEFNRPDPKMKGFVAAAPGIAEDVRSLLGL, encoded by the coding sequence CGGCCTCGTCGCGGCCGGCCTGGCCGATGCGACCTGGACCCTCGTTCCGAAACACGAATGGGACGTGGCAGCCGGCGCGGCACTAGTCCTCGCCGCCGGCGGCGTGGTGCTCGGACTGGACGGAAAGCCCCCGGAGTTCAATCGCCCCGACCCGAAGATGAAAGGTTTCGTGGCCGCGGCACCGGGAATCGCGGAGGATGTTCGCAGTTTGCTGGGGCTGTAG